TTCCGCAGGGCCTGGAAGTCCGGGCGGGTCGTGCCCTTGGCCGCCAGATAGCCGGCCAAGGCACCCAGGAAGCTATCGCCGGCACCGGTGGGATCGACGACTTCTTCGAGTGGATAGGCGTGGCTGCGGAAGAACTCCGGCTTCTCGCCGGCAGAGAAAAGCATGGCTCCGAATTCGCCGAGCTTGATGACGACGTGCCGTGGCCCCTTGGCGAGAAGCGTGCGGCCGGCCTGAAGAAGGTTGGGGGTGGAGGCAAATTCGCGGGCCTCGCTATCGTTGATGACGAAGAGATCGATCTTTTTCAGCACCTCGTGGAGACGCTCGTTCGCGATCTCAATCCAAAGGTCCATGGTATCCGCAATCACGAAGCGATCGGCAGCACTGCACTGCTCCAGCATCTGGAGCTGGTTGTCCGGAGACATGTTTGCCAGCACGACGAAGGCGGACCGTGCGGCTGCGCCATTCACTTTCACCGACCAGTTCTCAAGCACGTTAAGGCCGACGCGGTGCGTCGTGCGCTCGTTCATGTTATTGAAGTACTCCCCGGACCACGTGAAGGAGTCGCCTTCGGAGCGCTCTACATTCTCCAGCGAAATGCCGCGGGATTCGAGCATGGCAAGATGCTGCGGCGGGAAGTCCTTTCCGACGATGCCGACGAGATGCACCGGGCTATGATAGAAGGATGCTGCCAAGGCCGCGTAGGCTGCCGAGCCACCGAGAAGTTCCGTCTCGTCCGCGAAGGGGGTTTTGACGTTATCGATGGCAATGGTTCCTCCGACGACAATGGGCAGCGGCTCAGGCATGGCGGTAGAAATGAAAGGAAACCACGGGAGACCAGCAAAAACACAGCCGCCCAAGATGACCGTGACTCGCCACCGGTCTCATGGAGCACTTAACGGCCTGCCTGCCTCTTCCAAACGAAAACGCCTGCGGCCACGGCGACAAGAACACCGCCCGCCGCAACCCACCATCGGCGATCCGTGCCATCTCCGGCGCCCGCTACAGGATCGGCCTGGGGGGTGGTCATCCCTCGCTTGCTTGGCCGTTCACGAGTCGAAGCGCTGCGTGCAATCTCGTCCTCAGTCTCGGCAAGTACCGAAGGCAGTTCGCCGGTTTTCGATAGGATCTCATCTTGAATCCACATCAAGGGAGCATCCCTCACGGCTGTCGTGTCGACTTTGGAAACACTCTCGGGGTCTGCCGCATGGGCCAGCTTCTTCGAATATAGAGCGCGAAAGCTATAAGGATTCGCCATGCGATTGGAGGGCGTCGCCTTATAGTTCTCCGTGCTATCCTCCTCCTTCACCGTCGCCTTGAAGAGATCCACCATGGTGCCCATCTCTTCCTTACCCACCGGTTCATCGGGCCAGCCCTCCATCCTCATGAGCAGGGTATGAACGGTAGTGCCCCACGCAGGGTCCGAAGGATTCCACTGCCGCAGAAGCGCGATGGTTCCGCGCCCCCTGTTTGACCGGACATCTTCCCTTACCTGGTGAATCAGGTCCTGGGCCTCCGGCAGCTCCATGAAGGGCGCGCCTTCCTCAAGCTGCCGGGTCTGCTGGTCGAGAACCTTGGCCGCCCGCAAAACCCTCTCCGATCGCTTTTCTACCTCCACCCCGAACACGCTTGCGGTGATGAAAACCAAGGAAAACAGAAGCATGGCAGGAATCCCTCTCCGGGGGCGCCAACGAAATCCATCACCACCGGCCGGAGATTTCATGGAGAGGTCATTCACGGGAGAAAGGGTCATTTCAAGATGGAGGAGAGACAGAACGGAGAATATCTCCAAAGTTTTCCAGCCTATCACCAGCCACCTCGCACCGCAAGTATGACACCGTGACACAAGGGGAACGCTCCCTCGCTATCGCTCCGCCTGACTAGAGATCTGCCGGAGGCCGGGCCGCCTCGATTGCCAGCAACCGGTGCTTTGCCTCGTTCGCAGCCACTGCGATCTCGGAGGCGCAAAGCAGATCGGAAACAATCACAACATTGCTCGCTCCCGCGGCGAGGACCTCGGGAAGGTTCGCGCGCTTGATCCCCCCGATGCAGAAGACAGGGATCTTGCTGCCGACCTCGGTTTGGACGGATGGGATGTTCTCCATGCCGATGCCAGGGCGGCCAAGCTTGGTCGGAGTGGGAAAGAGAGGACCGAAGCCAATGTAATCGAAGCCTTCTTCCAAGGCAGCCTTGGCTTGCTCAGGAGAATGCGTGGACCGGCCTACGATCATCTGCTCGCCCACGATCGCGCGGACTGCGGCAAGCGAGCCATCGTCTTGGCCGATATGCACCCCATCGGAGCCGACTTGAGCGGCGATCTCCGGATAGTCGTTCACCACGAAGGGCACACCGGCCTCACGGCACAGCGGCAGGATCCGCTTGGCCAGTTCCTCGATCTCCCGCTCCGCATGACCTTTGGCACGCAGTTGCAGAATATCCGCGCCACCGGCAAGCAAGGCCGTGGCAGCTGCCACGGCGCTCTCCGGCTTCACGTAGCCGAGATCAACGATCGCGTAGAGCTGCCCGGTGAGCTTCATGAAGGAGCCGGGCATTAACCCTTGCGCTCTTCGAGATAACGGGCGACCCAACCGATGTCGTAGTTGCCAGCGGCGAAGTCCGGATGCGCGATGATCTCCTGTTGGAAGGGGATTGTCGTCTTGATGCCGCGGATCATGAATTCGCCGAGCGCACGCTTCATGCGGGCGATTGCGATCTCGCGGTTGGCACCGGTGACGATCAGCTTCGCGATCATCGAGTCGTAGTTCGGCGGCACCGAGTAGCCGGAGTAGACGTGGGTATCCACGCGCACGCCCTTGCCACCGGGAGCGTACCACATGTCGATCTTGCCCGGGCTGGGGCAGAAGTTGTTGAAGGGGTCTTCCGCATTGATGCGGCACTCGATCGAGTGACCGCGCGGCGTCGCATTCAGCACGTGGCCGGAGAGCGGCTCGCCGGCAGCGATGCGGATCTGCTCCTTGATGAGCTCGCAGCCCATCACTTCCTCCGTCACGGGATGCTCCACCTGGATGCGGGTGTTCATCTCCATGAAGTAGAAATCCTTCCCTTGGTCATCCACGAGGTACTCGATGGTGCCGGCGTTCTCGTAGCCGATCGCCTTGATCAGGTTCACCGAAGCTTCCGCCATGCGGCCACGCAGCTCGGGACCGAGCAGGGGCGAGGGGCACTCCTCGATGATCTTCTGGTTCCGGCGCTGCATCGAGCAATCACGCTCGCCGAGCTGGATGAAATTGCCATGGCGGTCCGCGATGACCTGGAACTCCACGTGGTGCGGATTCAGCACCAGTTTTTCCAGATAGCACTCGCCATTGCCGAAGGCCGCGAGGGCTTCGTTCGACGCTGCCTTGAAGAGCGATTCAAAGTCTTCCTCCTTGAAGCAGGGACGCATCCCGCGGCCACCGCCACCGGCGGTCGCCTTGATCATCACCGGGAAGCCGATGCGCTTGGCCTCGGAGAGACCTTCCTTGGCGTCGGCGAGGATCTCGGAGCCAGGTGTCGTGGGCACACCGTTCGCCACAGCGGTGGCGCGGGCGGTGGCCTTGTCGCCCATCATCGAGATCACCTTCGCGGAAGGTCCGATGAACTGGATGTTGCAGCTTTCACAGATCTCGGCGAAGCGCGCGTTCTCCGAAAGGAAGCCGTAGCCCGGGTGAATCGCATCCGCCTCGGTGATCTCCGCGGCAGCGATGATCCGGTCCGGCTTCAGGTAGCTCTCCTTGCTGGATGCGGGCCCGATGCAAACGGCCTCATCGGCCAGATGGACGTGCATCGAATCAACGTCGGCCTCGGAATAGACGGCGACGGATTCCACGC
This portion of the Luteolibacter luteus genome encodes:
- the thiE gene encoding thiamine phosphate synthase, translated to MKLTGQLYAIVDLGYVKPESAVAAATALLAGGADILQLRAKGHAEREIEELAKRILPLCREAGVPFVVNDYPEIAAQVGSDGVHIGQDDGSLAAVRAIVGEQMIVGRSTHSPEQAKAALEEGFDYIGFGPLFPTPTKLGRPGIGMENIPSVQTEVGSKIPVFCIGGIKRANLPEVLAAGASNVVIVSDLLCASEIAVAANEAKHRLLAIEAARPPADL
- the accC gene encoding acetyl-CoA carboxylase biotin carboxylase subunit, with amino-acid sequence MFKRVLVANRGEIALRIIRACRELGVESVAVYSEADVDSMHVHLADEAVCIGPASSKESYLKPDRIIAAAEITEADAIHPGYGFLSENARFAEICESCNIQFIGPSAKVISMMGDKATARATAVANGVPTTPGSEILADAKEGLSEAKRIGFPVMIKATAGGGGRGMRPCFKEEDFESLFKAASNEALAAFGNGECYLEKLVLNPHHVEFQVIADRHGNFIQLGERDCSMQRRNQKIIEECPSPLLGPELRGRMAEASVNLIKAIGYENAGTIEYLVDDQGKDFYFMEMNTRIQVEHPVTEEVMGCELIKEQIRIAAGEPLSGHVLNATPRGHSIECRINAEDPFNNFCPSPGKIDMWYAPGGKGVRVDTHVYSGYSVPPNYDSMIAKLIVTGANREIAIARMKRALGEFMIRGIKTTIPFQQEIIAHPDFAAGNYDIGWVARYLEERKG
- a CDS encoding PfkB family carbohydrate kinase; translated protein: MPEPLPIVVGGTIAIDNVKTPFADETELLGGSAAYAALAASFYHSPVHLVGIVGKDFPPQHLAMLESRGISLENVERSEGDSFTWSGEYFNNMNERTTHRVGLNVLENWSVKVNGAAARSAFVVLANMSPDNQLQMLEQCSAADRFVIADTMDLWIEIANERLHEVLKKIDLFVINDSEAREFASTPNLLQAGRTLLAKGPRHVVIKLGEFGAMLFSAGEKPEFFRSHAYPLEEVVDPTGAGDSFLGALAGYLAAKGTTRPDFQALRNAVVHGSVLASFTCEAFSTRKLESLDDAGLEERMNHFRELTAW